From one Drosophila gunungcola strain Sukarami chromosome 2R unlocalized genomic scaffold, Dgunungcola_SK_2 000006F, whole genome shotgun sequence genomic stretch:
- the LOC128255100 gene encoding uncharacterized protein LOC128255100: MSAFGLVHQFLLIGLVLVSGSYRYYRKYKYSPELISELKDFEKLIPSVTIDEIVAEHMITDSGFRKAVKFLRSSDFKRLQQRIESLPEVVDLINFVHLNDTAFGKVQKHWHHRDNYIRHRRSAGDDLREEIIMVLLETSSEARQLSSFTSFVEELLTHLPRDRFVALINEKRQRSPIFAKFYKALKSSEFKSKSEAAWNTTNVQSVVRELAGHSINAQDLKTIGYEVISWGPT, encoded by the exons ATGTCAGCTTTCGGTCTGGTGCATCAGTTTCTACTCATTGGCCTTGTCCTAGTTTCTGGAAGCTATCGTTATTACAGGAAGTACAAATACTCCCCGGAGCTGATAAGCGAGTTGAAAGACTTTGAGAAACTGATTCCCAGTGTCACCATCGACGAAATAGTCGCCGAGCACATGATTACGGACTCGGGCTTTCGCAAAGCCGTAAAGTTTTTGCGCAGCTCCGATTTCAAGAGGTTACAGCAGCGCATTGAGTCTCTACCAGAAGTTGTGGATCTGATTAACTTTGTGCATCTGAATGACACGGCCTTcggaaaagtgcaaaaacactGGCATCATCGTGACAATTACATCAGGCATCGTCGATCGGCTGGTGACGATCTCAGGGAGGAAATTATCATGGTGCTCCTAGAAACGAGCTCAGAAGCCAGACAGTTAAGTTCTTTTACGAGTTTCGTGGAGGAGCTTCTCACGCATCTGCCCCGAGATCGATTTGTGGCCCTAATAAACGAAAAACGCCAACGAAGCCCCATATTTGCTAAGTTCTATAAGGCCTTGAAAAGCTCAGAATTCAAGAGCAAATCCGAAGCGGCTTGG AACACAACGAATGTACAAAGCGTGGTTCGAGAGCTCGCCGGACATTCCATCAATGCCCAGGACCTGAAAACGATTGGCTACGAAGTCATCTCCTGGGGACCAACATAG
- the LOC128255093 gene encoding LOW QUALITY PROTEIN: NADP-dependent malic enzyme (The sequence of the model RefSeq protein was modified relative to this genomic sequence to represent the inferred CDS: deleted 1 base in 1 codon) encodes MKRTPRRHAERQATAEQKQKEENELKCVSDFERVRRIDTMPRRMDTFWRTDTRLSGSKVNGLWMLNHCSYNKGLAFTLNERRVLSIHGLLPVVVRTVDDQVAACSQIIRTFNSPMQRYMYMAFMGRKNRRLFYALLLSNPERYVPYTDVTGSADLLKVHAMMSHGGQGIFITIKDLGHIPQILANWPFRCVRCLLVSNGASVLSLGDMGVDEMPMLFSNIHHNVVFGGIHPDFCLAVMLDVGTNNDQLLEDPAYTGLREPRVSDALYDKFFEEFTLAVIQQYGAHALILCKDFEAQKAKRQLELYRDRQCIVDVDFQCLAAVALAGVIVCDRLKRAFFSANVFLFYGGDAINIGLARLCMAMLRREGINEMRARQRIWFCDADGLIVMARQDIAEELLEFAQRREPINSLVEAIMELKPNVLVGGSSQPNSFTPDVLRAMEQSSSQPVIFALSRPQEQAECTAEAAFAYTKGHCIFISGSKLPPLKYANKWYQPGHCTSTYLVAGISCGVMLAGFTTIPDEAFCVAAERLASLVWPCDLEQRNVYPPMRKMQCISLQMAEAIFTYAFRRGLATLWPQPENPMEFIKASLYDPQYRMNIVDVYCMQNRSIATTESHKYYKLNI; translated from the exons ATGAAGCGGACGCCCAGGCGACATGCCGAGCGTCAGGCGACGGCCGAGCAGAAGCAAAAGGAGGAGAACGAGCTGAAGTGCGTGAGCGACTTCGAGCGGGTCCGGCGGATCGACACCATGCCGCGCAGGATGGACACCTTCTGGCGGACGGACACCAGGCTGAGCGGCTCGAAGGTCAATGGACTGTGGATGCTCAACCACTGCAGCTACAACAAGGGGCTCGCCTTCACGCTGAACGAACGACGAGTGCTGTCCATCCACGGACTGCTGCCGGTGGTGGTGCGCACCGTTGACGACCAGGTGGCCGCCTGCTCGCAGATCATCCGGACGTTCAACAGCCCCATGCAGCGGTACATGTACATGGCCTTCATGGGGCGCAAGAACAGGCGCCTGTTCTACGCCCTGCTGCTGAGCAATCCCGAACGCTATGTGCCCTACACGGATGTCACGGGCTCGGCCGACTTGCTCAAAGTCCACGCGATGATGAGCCACGGCGGCCAGGGCATATTCATAACCATCAAGGACCTGGGCCACATTCCCCAGATTCTGGCCAATTGGCCATTCCGGTGTGTGCGCTGTCTGCTGGTGAGCAACGGCGCCTCGGTGCTGAGTCTCGGCGACATGGGGGTGGACGAGATGCCCATGCTGTTCTCCAACATCCATCACAACGTGGTCTTCGGCGGCATCCATCCGGACTTCTGCCTGGCCGTGATGCTA GACGTCGGCACCAACAACGACCAGCTGCTGGAGGATCCCGCCTACACGGGCCTGCGGGAGCCACGCGTCTCGGACGCCCTGTACGACAAGTTCTTCGAGGAGTTCACTCTGGCGGTGATCCAGCAGTACGGTGCGCATGCCCTCATCCTGTGCAAGGACTTCGAGGCGCAGAAGGCCAAGAGGCAGCTGGAGCTGTACCGCGATCGCCAGTGCATCGTGGACGTGGACTTCCAGTGCCTGGCCGCCGTGGCCCTGGCCGGCGTCATAGTCTGCGACAGGCTGAAGAGGGCCTTCTTCTCGGCCAATGTGTTCCTATTCTATGGCGGAGATGCCATCAACATTGGCCTGGCCCGGCTGTGCATGGCCATGCTGCGCAGGGAGGGCATCAACGAGATGAGGGCGCGGCAGCGCATTTGGTTCTGCGATGCGGACGGCTTGATAGTGATGGCCAGGCAGGACATTGCCGAGGAGCTGCTGGAGTTTGCCCAAAGGCGGGAGCCGATCAACAGTCTGGTTGAGGCCATCATGGAGCTGAAGCCCAATGTCCTGGTGGGTGGCTCCTCGCAGCCGAACAGCTTTACGCCCGATGTCTTGCGGGCCATGGAGCAGAGCTCCAGTCAGCCGGTCATATTCGCCCTGTCCAGACCCCAGGAGCAGGCCGAGTGCACGGCTGAGGCAGCCTTCGCCTACACGAAGGGGCATTGCATCTTCATCTCCGGATCGAAGCTGCCGCCGCTGAAGTATGCCAACAAATGGTATCAGCCGGGTCATTGCACCAGTACCTACCTGGTGGCCGGCATTAGTTGCGGCGTGATGCTGGCCGGATTCACCACCATTCCGGACGAGGCCTTCTGCGTGGCCGCCGAGCGACTGGCCAGTCTGGTGTGGCCCTGCGACCTGGAGCAGCGCAACGTCTATCCGCCGATGCGGAAGATGCAGTGCATCAGCCTGCAGATGGCCGAGGCCATCTTCACCTACGCCTTTCGGCGCGGACTGGCCACGCTGTGGCCCCAGCCGGAGAACCCCATGGAGTTCATCAAGGCCTCACTGTACGACCCGCAATACCGCATGAACATCGTGGACGTTTACTGCATGCAAAACCGTAGTATCGCCACCACGGAATCCCACAAATACTACAAGCTTAACATCTAG
- the LOC128255099 gene encoding uncharacterized protein LOC128255099, with the protein MNRGHLLLWVVCAAGISQALGYPQGDLITPDSDESDVSGIGFVTLDGTNSEGSVESGQANASDDLIFLSRKKPSSSNNSVDLSPFLSMIYVHEVQAIVASYYHGDAEFQRAYAFLASRDFADIKRKILQLPEVLEFTNYLSVHGLDVIKVVQSVAAKFKPSELGEVVGDREPQNGLHGMVERIMEILPLDQLYVQFFDEFESNKQFAALVDSISSPKFAKILSGLQNSLPLRNLLFVLHNNSIFVERIVETVKSHLSLRGDFVSR; encoded by the exons ATGAATCGCGGTCACCTGCTACTTTGGGTCGTCTGTGCCGCTGGCATTTCCCAGGCATTGGGCTATCCACAGGGCGATTTGATTACGCCGGATAGTGACGAATCGGATGTGAGCGGTATTGGATTCGTCACGCTCGACGGGACCAACAGTGAAGGCAGTGTCGAAAGTGGCCAAGCGAATGCCTCCGATGACTTGATATTCTTGAGTCGCAAGAAGCCAAGTTCCTCAAACAATTCCGTCGACCTGAGCCCCTTTCTGTCCATGATCTATGTGCACGAAGTCCAGGCCATAGTGGCCTCATACTATCACGGCGACGCGGAGTTTCAAAGAGCCTACGCCTTCCTGGCCAGCAGAGATTTTGCAGATATCAAGCGGAAGATCCTTCAGCTGCCAGAAGTTCTTGAGTTCACTAATTATTTGAGTGTTCATGGTTTGGATGTGATTAAGGTGGTGCAGTCGGTGGCAGCCAAATTTAAACCTTCCGAACTGGGCGAAGTCGTTg GCGATCGGGAACCCCAAAATGGCCTGCACGGAATGGTGGAGAGGATCATGGAGATCCTGCCACTGGACCAACTGTATGTGCAATTTTTCGACGAGTTCGAGAGCAACAAACAATTCGCAGCACTTGTCGATAGCATTAGCAGTCCGAAGTTTGCTAAAATTCTGAGCGGTCTGCAG AACTCATTGCCGCTGCGAAATTTGCTATTTGTCCTGCACAACAACAGCATTTTTGTGGAGCGCATTGTGGAGACCGTAAAATCGCATTTAAGTCTTCGTGGTGATTTCGTATCTCGCTGA